A section of the Nitrospirota bacterium genome encodes:
- a CDS encoding UvrD-helicase domain-containing protein — MTELPDDKDRLLAVTTFDKNVVVTAGAGTGKTTLLVDRITHLLMRDTAPLKITDVVAITFTKKAANEMKIRLRKRLHYFMDCAGRMRGVSHMVENNSSNDSEADNYSSKINDYEAALLNDLIQRYDLSPDLIAQRAEDAINNLEKAQIGTIHSFAGHILRLYPLEAGIAPDFDEDDGSGFEGHFEREWEEWLDPELSVDSGHGEEWKEVLRRVPLEGVKMFAKCLCKETIPLSSFSHSVLYPGKEPQQLSGKFLTWLEQEKRNAGEILIKYDGSRKVKMHGLLKSAMELFDNLIASTEFTPFDDNIPSTKPAGWKEDDYREAVRIAAVAQSLSVTDDQFIGKLTALISPFSVSCRKSFVLSGNISFDGLLSFCCNILKNNGSIRSNIKKDFKSILVDEFQDTDPLQYEIILYLAEAHDEFKRDWREIKLAPGKLFIVGDPKQSIYAFRGADIEAFHKVVDMVLTQGGVRANLSTNFRSHGGIINVVNSVCRQIIRGRDYLQPEYVDIIERPGSGAVKPIQRVELRLLDSRNEDDCDAAEAIEREAMALGKFLKEEMIGKEIITDSAGCEVPVSPRHIAILLPKLTQVHEYLDVLKRLSIPYIVEGDRHFYGTQEVIDFVNLLRVLDNPLDRTAMAGFLRSPLGGLSDRELYELCRMSLLDYRMENGRLNEGLDKLNNAGFSESSLNDMKEHVRALYGLMKHLNVNISVLPVPDAIHYIFDYSPVLELAASSYHGEQSVANLQKIYRIAAAMSDKSGLTLKGLTILLEERVASREKEGESLLSEEGVDAVRILSIHRAKGLEFPVVIVGGMQGIQNRGSDPASVTYDWAAGMTGISIGGISNHSSVMMQDKKRLIEKEELKRLLYVAMTRAGECLILSGVIGKRVYKDSFLSMIMETIGESAGDSLVNDISVEKGVIKQTVIKFKSSATPERYARDIKIGDDRISLEKIEVLSGLWDKRGDVCRAILEKPFFLTPSSVEKKTAASSVKIKKPDNDRLVSAQRSILIGNIAHYVLSNWDFAANVSLFGEAVKDACRKFIAQAGSLEGVSDKGGGDYEKIQNELVCLFEKFSASSAYQELKGAEILGNEVPFSIPWDGRVMEGVIDIIYRYRDKLYAADYKTDMVREEEMESKCREYSVSADIYMNAVRACTGIGLEGFKLIFLRHGRSMKV; from the coding sequence ATGACAGAACTTCCAGACGACAAAGACAGACTGCTTGCAGTTACTACCTTTGATAAAAATGTAGTGGTTACAGCAGGAGCCGGTACAGGAAAAACCACCCTCCTTGTTGACCGTATCACGCATCTCCTCATGAGAGATACCGCCCCACTGAAGATTACTGATGTTGTCGCCATCACATTTACAAAAAAGGCAGCAAATGAGATGAAGATACGCCTTCGGAAAAGACTGCATTATTTCATGGACTGTGCGGGTAGGATGAGAGGAGTTTCGCATATGGTTGAGAATAACAGCTCGAATGACAGTGAAGCGGATAATTATTCGAGTAAAATAAATGATTATGAGGCAGCACTGCTCAACGACCTTATTCAGAGATATGATCTCAGTCCGGATCTGATAGCACAGAGGGCGGAAGATGCCATCAATAATCTTGAGAAGGCCCAGATAGGCACCATACATAGCTTTGCAGGCCACATCCTCCGTCTTTATCCCCTTGAGGCTGGAATAGCCCCTGACTTTGATGAAGATGATGGCTCAGGGTTTGAAGGTCATTTTGAGCGTGAGTGGGAGGAGTGGCTTGATCCGGAATTGTCTGTAGATTCCGGGCATGGAGAGGAATGGAAGGAGGTACTTCGAAGGGTCCCGCTTGAGGGCGTGAAAATGTTTGCAAAATGTCTGTGCAAGGAGACTATCCCGCTCTCATCCTTTAGTCATTCAGTATTATATCCCGGGAAAGAACCTCAGCAATTAAGCGGTAAATTTCTGACATGGCTTGAACAGGAAAAAAGAAATGCCGGCGAAATATTAATCAAGTATGATGGCTCCAGAAAGGTAAAGATGCATGGGCTTCTAAAGAGCGCTATGGAGCTGTTTGATAATTTAATTGCATCTACAGAATTCACTCCGTTCGATGATAATATTCCTTCAACAAAACCTGCTGGCTGGAAAGAAGATGACTATAGGGAGGCCGTTCGAATTGCCGCTGTTGCCCAGTCCCTTTCTGTTACTGATGATCAGTTTATAGGAAAGTTGACAGCCCTGATTAGTCCTTTTTCGGTGTCGTGCAGAAAATCGTTTGTTTTATCCGGGAATATTTCATTTGATGGGCTGCTTTCTTTTTGTTGTAATATCCTTAAAAACAACGGCAGTATACGCAGTAACATAAAGAAAGACTTTAAGTCTATACTGGTAGACGAATTTCAGGATACGGACCCGCTCCAGTATGAGATAATCCTCTATCTTGCTGAGGCGCACGATGAGTTTAAGAGGGATTGGCGTGAGATTAAACTTGCCCCGGGCAAGCTATTCATAGTTGGAGATCCAAAGCAGTCTATTTATGCTTTCAGGGGAGCAGATATTGAGGCATTTCACAAGGTTGTTGATATGGTATTGACGCAGGGCGGTGTTCGTGCAAACCTGTCTACCAACTTCAGAAGCCATGGTGGAATAATTAATGTTGTTAATTCCGTATGCAGGCAGATCATAAGGGGCCGGGATTATCTTCAACCGGAATATGTTGACATCATAGAGCGTCCCGGAAGTGGAGCTGTGAAACCGATTCAGAGGGTGGAACTCAGGCTTCTTGATTCACGCAATGAAGATGATTGTGATGCAGCTGAGGCCATTGAGCGTGAGGCCATGGCACTCGGAAAGTTTCTAAAGGAAGAGATGATAGGAAAAGAGATTATCACAGATTCAGCCGGGTGTGAGGTACCTGTTTCGCCGCGGCATATTGCCATACTTCTTCCTAAGCTGACCCAGGTTCATGAGTACCTGGATGTATTAAAGCGGCTCAGTATACCTTATATAGTTGAGGGTGACAGACACTTTTACGGAACCCAGGAGGTAATAGACTTTGTGAACCTGCTTCGGGTACTTGATAATCCCCTGGACAGGACTGCGATGGCTGGTTTCCTGCGCTCCCCTCTGGGCGGGCTATCAGACAGGGAGCTTTATGAGTTGTGCAGGATGTCATTGCTCGACTATCGAATGGAAAACGGCAGACTTAATGAGGGGTTGGATAAACTTAATAATGCAGGTTTTAGCGAAAGTAGTCTGAATGATATGAAGGAACATGTTCGGGCATTATATGGTCTAATGAAACACCTTAATGTCAATATATCTGTTTTACCTGTTCCCGATGCCATTCATTATATTTTCGACTATTCACCTGTCTTGGAACTTGCTGCCTCTTCATATCATGGCGAGCAGTCTGTAGCCAACCTTCAGAAGATTTACAGGATTGCAGCTGCAATGAGTGATAAGTCAGGCCTTACACTTAAAGGTTTGACTATTTTGCTTGAGGAGAGGGTAGCCTCCAGGGAGAAAGAGGGGGAGAGTCTTCTTTCGGAAGAGGGTGTTGATGCAGTGCGGATATTGAGTATTCACCGGGCAAAGGGGCTTGAGTTTCCTGTGGTAATTGTGGGCGGTATGCAAGGTATTCAGAACAGGGGAAGTGATCCTGCCTCTGTGACCTATGACTGGGCGGCCGGTATGACAGGTATAAGTATAGGAGGAATATCGAATCATTCCTCTGTCATGATGCAGGATAAGAAACGACTGATTGAGAAAGAGGAGTTAAAAAGGCTGTTGTATGTTGCGATGACAAGGGCCGGGGAATGTCTTATCTTGTCCGGCGTTATTGGCAAAAGGGTTTACAAGGATAGTTTCCTCTCAATGATAATGGAAACAATTGGAGAATCAGCCGGAGACAGTTTGGTAAATGACATCAGTGTTGAGAAAGGGGTAATAAAGCAGACAGTTATTAAGTTTAAATCATCTGCTACACCGGAAAGGTATGCAAGAGATATAAAGATTGGTGATGACAGGATCTCCCTGGAAAAGATAGAGGTGCTTTCAGGTTTGTGGGACAAAAGAGGTGATGTTTGCAGGGCTATACTGGAAAAACCATTTTTTTTGACACCGTCATCTGTTGAGAAAAAGACGGCTGCTTCATCAGTTAAAATAAAAAAGCCTGACAATGACAGGCTTGTATCGGCACAGCGCTCTATTCTTATAGGTAACATTGCACATTATGTCCTTTCGAACTGGGATTTTGCAGCCAATGTGTCTCTTTTCGGAGAGGCAGTAAAAGACGCATGTCGTAAGTTCATTGCTCAGGCAGGGTCGTTAGAAGGCGTTTCAGATAAAGGTGGAGGAGATTACGAAAAAATTCAGAATGAGCTGGTATGTTTATTTGAGAAATTTTCTGCGTCAAGTGCCTATCAAGAGTTAAAAGGGGCGGAGATCCTTGGTAATGAGGTCCCGTTTTCGATCCCATGGGATGGCCGGGTAATGGAAGGAGTCATTGACATAATTTACAGATATAGAGATAAATTATATGCGGCAGACTACAAGACTGACATGGTTCGTGAAGAGGAGATGGAGTCAAAGTGTAGAGAATACTCTGTATCAGCTGATATCTATATGAACGCCGTGCGTGCTTGCACTGGTATTGGATTAGAAGGGTTTAAACTTATTTTCTTGCGGCATGGAAGGAGTATGAAAGTATAA
- a CDS encoding RNA-binding protein — protein sequence MSVKLYVGNLSYEVTESELNDLFTPFGAVESARIITDKFTGNSKGFGFVEMANREEANQAMNDLNGKTINNRAVVVNEARPQTKAPRGGGGGGFGNRSSRGGGAGSKSGRPQRRNY from the coding sequence ATGTCAGTCAAGCTTTATGTAGGCAATCTGTCTTATGAGGTCACAGAGTCAGAATTAAACGACCTTTTTACACCATTCGGTGCGGTGGAAAGCGCCAGGATCATCACAGACAAGTTTACAGGGAACTCTAAAGGATTCGGTTTTGTCGAAATGGCCAACCGTGAAGAGGCAAATCAGGCAATGAATGACCTCAATGGTAAAACGATTAATAATCGTGCTGTCGTAGTAAATGAGGCCCGGCCTCAGACTAAGGCACCTCGTGGCGGCGGAGGCGGCGGGTTTGGAAACCGTTCATCGCGCGGGGGCGGTGCCGGAAGTAAAAGCGGCAGACCTCAGAGAAGAAATTATTAG
- a CDS encoding exodeoxyribonuclease V subunit gamma, producing MLNIYLGNIHPDLEDALFRHLSDIKSQDKLSQIAIVAPSGQVRKRLRTLLVSEHEMYLMGVDYLTFHSLSLKLYEEKYGLTSHMICDDFFFTEMIRHILETGNSEPNLFSNFAGTPEGCMAIWRTIRELREARVEPGIVEDGIRDGLFEDDDSEKLVSLMTIYKEFLRIKTASDIIDYSDLPVMASDVAPSSKYLNKFKEIIYYGFYDLTQVQIDLLKSIVRQYPVTMFFPYAEGAPAASFSTRFYDTFIQGLITDKSNVIRLPGPSVHADSKVLFPVKSSTAVIGASGRDDEVSVVAKTILRLVEADGIPFAGIGVVARDINDYIHIIKRVFHAHNIPFVSTGSESADRYPVVKAVRILISIHENGYRRSDIIDLVSAHCCKERLKAFCPEGTELRPDNLDLFTRLSGISKGEKEWERLDKYIEEGFIIRSPGDDDGEGINLVSSNEVAGLKAVIRSLCNDFTSLPSKSSWSEYIERFAVLINRYIDVDEVPPRNPDNVDFDADNYNPAEAVMESMISLRRLEKITHEVALSEFINTFNRSLEDKKFKICSDDIAGVQVLDAMSARAIPFTVLFIMGMNEKVFPRNIREDPLLRDPVRKIMESVLGYKVEEKLNGFEEEKLLFYLLVNSATERLYITCQRTDDAGETRIPSWYISEVGPLEPVKEWRIPRRLSDKYSVSEFFDYYFLTPHELSARLIIEGLDAAPVMSKFCFDPVLYRRGKETISNHEKMTKRLTEFDGLTGFIEGYWYDVVKRGISPTSMEMFALCPFSYFSRHLLGLKTIERPETIVGIRPHEAGNICHTILKKFYSGLSRVIDRDINALLKDTAMSVFIEYEKCNPVGYAVVWDLERERLLTLLMDFVETDLNDLSLSGFSPYLFEKSVNGSLTSTSISDNSDCITVHGIIDRVDIHEDQKRFRIIDYKYKTGRKIPSVERDLSLAAIRGQKLQPPVYSLMVTEYLRSKEGIEDPVCDKVRFSYLAPNWTDVPVEDRFSEFPGDCWNSVAGGQILNTINLLLKGIRDGLYFIIPGNYCKSCDYSAMCRKNHFPSRSRAKKDDLIIRDYMNLRKVKKEQ from the coding sequence ATGTTAAACATTTATCTTGGTAATATTCATCCGGATCTGGAAGATGCACTCTTTCGTCATTTATCTGATATTAAGAGTCAGGACAAGCTGTCGCAGATCGCAATAGTAGCCCCGTCAGGACAGGTGCGAAAACGTCTCAGGACTCTTCTCGTGTCAGAACATGAAATGTATCTCATGGGGGTTGACTATCTTACCTTTCACTCATTATCTCTGAAGCTTTATGAAGAGAAGTATGGTTTAACAAGTCACATGATATGTGATGACTTCTTCTTCACAGAAATGATACGGCACATTCTTGAGACAGGAAATTCAGAGCCCAATTTGTTCAGTAACTTTGCCGGGACTCCGGAAGGGTGCATGGCGATCTGGAGAACGATACGGGAACTAAGAGAGGCAAGGGTAGAACCTGGGATTGTAGAAGATGGTATAAGGGATGGTTTGTTTGAGGATGATGACTCTGAGAAATTGGTCTCACTAATGACAATATATAAAGAATTTCTCCGGATAAAAACAGCTTCGGACATTATAGACTACTCTGACCTCCCTGTTATGGCTTCAGATGTTGCGCCATCATCGAAATATTTAAATAAATTTAAAGAAATTATTTATTATGGTTTTTATGACCTTACTCAGGTGCAGATTGATTTGCTTAAGTCTATAGTCAGACAGTATCCTGTAACCATGTTCTTCCCTTATGCAGAAGGCGCTCCGGCGGCCTCATTCAGTACGCGATTCTATGATACGTTCATACAGGGGTTGATAACTGATAAATCCAATGTTATCAGACTCCCGGGACCTTCTGTGCATGCTGACAGCAAAGTCCTTTTCCCTGTCAAATCGTCAACTGCAGTAATAGGCGCATCAGGCAGGGATGATGAGGTTTCTGTAGTGGCCAAGACCATACTGCGGTTAGTGGAGGCAGATGGAATTCCCTTCGCCGGAATTGGAGTTGTTGCAAGAGATATAAATGACTATATTCACATTATTAAGAGAGTGTTCCATGCGCACAATATTCCGTTCGTCTCAACCGGAAGTGAATCTGCAGACAGATATCCTGTGGTAAAGGCAGTTCGGATACTGATATCTATACATGAGAACGGTTACAGGCGGTCTGATATTATAGACCTTGTCTCAGCACACTGTTGTAAGGAAAGATTAAAGGCATTTTGTCCTGAAGGAACAGAGCTGCGTCCTGACAACCTGGATCTTTTTACACGTCTTAGCGGCATATCAAAAGGAGAAAAAGAATGGGAGAGGCTTGACAAATATATTGAAGAAGGGTTTATCATTCGTTCTCCCGGTGACGATGACGGCGAAGGTATTAATCTGGTGAGCAGTAATGAGGTCGCCGGACTGAAGGCAGTCATCAGGTCTCTCTGTAATGACTTCACATCTCTTCCTTCCAAGAGTTCATGGAGTGAATATATCGAGAGATTTGCGGTATTAATCAACAGATATATTGACGTAGATGAAGTACCTCCACGCAATCCTGATAATGTTGATTTTGACGCAGACAATTACAATCCGGCAGAAGCTGTTATGGAGTCTATGATATCGCTCAGGAGACTGGAAAAGATAACACATGAGGTTGCATTATCGGAATTCATCAACACCTTTAACCGCAGTTTGGAAGACAAGAAGTTTAAAATCTGTAGTGATGATATAGCGGGAGTGCAGGTGCTTGATGCCATGTCTGCCCGTGCAATTCCATTTACTGTATTATTTATTATGGGTATGAATGAAAAGGTCTTTCCAAGGAATATCAGAGAGGATCCTTTACTAAGGGATCCCGTACGGAAGATTATGGAGAGTGTCCTTGGATATAAGGTAGAAGAGAAGCTTAATGGTTTTGAGGAGGAAAAACTTCTATTTTACCTCCTTGTTAATTCAGCAACAGAGAGGTTATACATTACTTGCCAGCGCACGGATGATGCTGGTGAAACCAGGATCCCTTCCTGGTACATATCTGAAGTTGGTCCTCTGGAACCCGTAAAAGAGTGGAGGATTCCCAGAAGATTAAGTGATAAGTATTCTGTAAGTGAGTTCTTTGATTATTATTTTCTTACCCCTCACGAACTGTCTGCCAGGCTTATCATTGAAGGACTTGATGCTGCTCCTGTTATGTCAAAATTCTGTTTTGATCCTGTTTTATACAGACGCGGGAAAGAGACCATTTCGAATCACGAAAAGATGACGAAACGACTCACTGAGTTCGATGGGCTTACCGGATTTATTGAAGGATATTGGTATGATGTTGTCAAACGGGGTATTTCCCCAACTTCCATGGAGATGTTTGCGCTATGTCCTTTTTCATACTTTTCCCGTCATCTGCTGGGTCTGAAAACCATTGAGAGGCCTGAGACCATCGTCGGAATCAGACCCCATGAGGCAGGAAACATCTGCCACACGATATTAAAGAAGTTTTATTCAGGACTCAGCAGGGTTATAGATAGAGATATTAATGCGCTTCTTAAAGATACTGCAATGTCCGTGTTTATTGAATATGAAAAGTGTAATCCTGTAGGATACGCTGTGGTCTGGGACTTGGAACGGGAAAGACTGTTGACCTTGCTCATGGATTTTGTGGAAACAGATCTGAATGATTTGTCTTTATCCGGATTTAGTCCATATCTATTTGAAAAATCGGTTAATGGCAGCTTAACGTCAACCTCCATCAGCGATAACTCTGATTGTATAACTGTTCATGGAATCATAGACCGGGTGGATATACACGAAGATCAGAAACGGTTCAGGATTATAGATTACAAATATAAAACCGGACGCAAAATACCATCCGTGGAAAGAGACCTGAGCCTTGCGGCTATAAGGGGGCAAAAACTCCAGCCACCCGTCTATTCCTTAATGGTGACTGAATATCTCAGGTCGAAAGAGGGGATAGAGGATCCTGTGTGCGATAAGGTAAGATTTAGTTATTTAGCGCCTAACTGGACTGATGTCCCGGTTGAAGACAGATTCAGTGAATTTCCAGGTGACTGCTGGAATTCAGTAGCTGGAGGACAGATATTAAATACCATTAACCTATTGTTAAAGGGTATAAGAGATGGACTTTATTTTATTATTCCAGGTAATTATTGCAAGTCATGTGACTATTCAGCCATGTGCAGAAAGAATCATTTTCCATCAAGGTCCCGAGCGAAAAAGGATGACCTGATTATTAGGGATTACATGAATCTCAGGAAAGTTAAAAAGGAGCAGTAG
- a CDS encoding peptidylprolyl isomerase, whose product MSVSEGSQVSIEYTLKLEDQSVVDSNVGAAPLTYVHGSHSIIPGLEKSLAGMKVGDKKEVTVMPEEGYGPTDTKALLEINKEQVPPDSIKIGSNLQGRDNSGNVFTARVAEIKDKTVVLDFNHPLAGKTLYFEVRVLNILEVPQP is encoded by the coding sequence ATGAGTGTGTCAGAAGGCAGCCAGGTATCAATAGAATATACCCTTAAACTTGAAGATCAGTCCGTAGTAGACAGTAATGTAGGAGCGGCCCCGCTAACATATGTCCATGGATCTCATTCAATTATACCCGGGCTTGAAAAGTCCCTGGCAGGAATGAAGGTAGGGGATAAGAAAGAAGTTACTGTAATGCCTGAAGAGGGCTACGGTCCTACAGACACTAAGGCATTACTTGAGATTAATAAGGAACAAGTCCCGCCCGATTCCATTAAAATCGGCTCTAACCTTCAGGGCCGGGACAATAGTGGGAATGTTTTTACTGCACGTGTAGCAGAGATAAAAGATAAGACAGTAGTGCTCGATTTCAACCATCCCTTGGCAGGCAAGACACTCTATTTTGAAGTCAGGGTACTGAATATACTGGAAGTTCCACAGCCATAA